The Polyangium aurulentum genomic interval CAGGTCGGCGACAAGGTGACCGCGCAGGCGAGCTACGAGGGCGGGACGAACCTCGGCGGCAGCGGCCAGAGCGGCCAGGGCGGCTCGCCCGGGGCGCAGGGCGTGCGCACCGAGCTCAGCGTCGAGTGGCGCTTCCGCAAGAACTGGATGCTGCGCGGCACGCTCGGCTTCAGCGGGCAAACCCCGCAGCAGGGCCAGCAATCGCTCTCGCAGCAGCCGAGCTCGGGCCTCGACGTGCTCTGGCAATACCGTTACTGACGCGCAGGCAGCGCCGCCTCGACCTCGCCCACGCGCACGGTGGGCGGCTCGTCGCTGACGAGCAGCGGTCCGAGCGCGGCCTGCGCGTGCCGCGAGAAGCGCGCCTCGAAGGCCCCGGCCTTGACCCTCGCGTAGAGCACGCCGTCGTCGCCGATCGACAGCGCCCGCGGATCGAGCGGCTCCTCGCTCGCGTCGGAGAGCACCATCGTGGCCGCGCTCCCCTCGCCCTCGACGCGCAACGAGCGCACCACGTAAGGCGCGTCCTCGGCGCGGAAGTAGCACCAGTCGTAGCCGTTCGTGAGGATCAGCCGGCCGTCGTCCGGGTGCCGCGCGATCCAGCGGTGGAGCGCCTCTTCGAGCGCCGGGTGATCGACGCGCGCGCCGTCGTGCCAGAAGCGCCCCTCGCGATCGAGCTCGATGGTGCTCTCGCGCGAGGTCCCGGGCGGGGGCGCCAGGCGGTAGAAGTCAGGGTGATCGCCGGGCTTCATGGCTCGCCTCCTTCCGTCGCGAACCGGGCCGCCAATCGCGGACCCTCGGGTCTTTTGTAGGGCCGCCCCGAGCCCGCGTCACGTGCCGAGCGAGTTGTCGCGGACGAGCGCGCGTTCCTAGGTTAGAACCGCGGGGCAATGCACGATTCTGCGCCCGCCACGGACGACGCCCACCTCTCGGCCACCCGTGCCTACTACGACGAGTTCTCGCGCCGCTACGAGGACCGTCGCGGAGGCCGAGATCCCGGCGGTTACCACGACCTCGTCGACGACCTCGAAATCGAGTTCCTCCGCCGCTTCGCCGAGGGCCGGGACGTCCTCGAGGTCGGCTGCGGGACGGGCCTGCTCCTCGGGCGCATGGCCGCGTTTGCCCGGACAGCCCGCGGCGTCGATCTGTCGCCGGGCATGCTCGAGAAGGCGCTCGAGCGGGGCCTCGACGTGCGCGAGGGCAGCGCCACGAGCCTTCCCTTCCCGGACGAGAGCTTCGACGTCTCCTGCTCGTTCAAGGTGCTCGCCCACGTGCGCGACATCGAAAAAGCCCTCGCCGAGATGGCGCGCGTCGTCAGGCCGGGCGGCAAGATCGTGGCCGAGTTCTACAACCCGTACAGCCTGCGCGGCCTCGTCAAGCGGCTCTTGCCTGCGGGCGCGATCAGCGATCGCACCCACGAGGACGCCGTCTACACCCGCTTCGACAGCCCCTGGAGCATCGAGCGGATCTTGCCTACCGGCGTGCGCCTCGTCGCCTCTCGTGGCGTGCGGATCGTGACGCCCGCGGCCGTGGCGATGCGCATTCCCGGCGTGCGCACGGCGCTGGTCCGTGCCGAGCGAGCGCTCTGCGACTCGCCGCTGCGCTACGCAGGAGGCTTCTGGATCGCGGCGCTCGAGAAGTCGTGAGCGAGGGCGCATCCCGACAAGACCCTTGTTTAGAGCCGAAATGACTGCTAATTTGCCAGCGTGGCGGTTTACGGATCGCCACGGTGGCTCTCGGACGACGCGGCGCCGCCCGGGTCGACGGGCCTGGGAATCGAGATCATGAGGCAGCTCGGACGAGACATCGAGGGACGCAGGGCGGTGATTTTGGCCCCCGCGTGGGAGCAGGACGATACTCGGACCTGCAGGATCTCCCCGCCTTGGGCACACGGATCGACGCTCCCGTGCAGCGCCCCTCGTCGCTGAAAGGACTCGCGATGGCTCCTCCGCCCACGAACTCGATCCCGACCCTCCTCACCGGCGCGGATAACGACCGCGGCGCGCTCATCGGCGCCCTCGCGTTCGTCGAGGGGGTCGGCATCGGGGCCATGGGCCCGCGTGAGCTGAAGACCTGGATCGAGGAATACCTGGTGCGCGCCGGCCGCATGCAGCGGCCCACGCAGATCAGCGAGCCCATGGCGGGCACGCTGCTGCTCGACACGCTCGGCACCACGGGCGCGCCGCCTTCGACGACGAAGGCCCTGCTCGACCGCATCCTCGGGCGCGCCCGCTCGCGCGTCGTCTTCACCCTCCGCGGCCTCATCTCCGACCCGCCGGACGATCGCTTCCTCGAGCTTGCGACCTCGACCGCCCGCGTGCAGCCGCTCGGGCTCGGCGGCAAGACGTCCTGGATCGCGCGGCCTCAGCGCGAGGACTCGCTGAGCGACATCGTCCTCAGCCTCTTCGCCGCCGACATCCTCTCGAACCGCAGCCTGTACGACCAGAACCTGTGCGTCTGCGACACCTGCGGGCGCGTGTCCTTCCGCGCGAAGATGATGTCGCGCACCGGCTGCCGCGAGCACAACAACGAAGGCGGCGGCGCGGGCCCCAAGCCCTCGAGCCCCACGACGGGCGGCCGCAAGTAAAACCGCGGCGCGCGCGCTCTCTCTAGAACCGGCCCACGACCCCGAGCCCGATGCCGCTGCCCACCGCGAACGTCGGTGCGATCTGCAGCGCGCTGCGCTTCGGGCGCTCGGGGACCGGGCGCTGGCGAACGGTGACGGTCTCCGGCACGAACGCGATCTGCGCCTGCACCACGCCCGTCACGGTCATCGCCGCCCACAGGCCGAAGGCGAGGCGGTTGATGAACGCCGCGGTCTGCTGGTTCTGCGCGAGCGCCTCGCGCGACTCGGAGCTGATCGCCCTCGGGTCGACGCGCGAGTAGTACGCGAACACCTCGGCCGTCGCGATCGACGTCGCCCCGAGCGCCGCCTCGCCCACGGCAAACACCCAGCCGAGCCGTTTGTCGCCGTTCTGGAACTGCCCCACGCCGAACGGGATCGCCCCTATCCAGCGCGAGTTTTTCACGACGACCCGCTCCTCGGACGCCGCCTTGATGAGCGCCTGGATCCAGCGCTGCTCGTCCTGCTTCGAGCGCTGTGACTTCAGGCGCCGCTGCCGCTCCTCCTCGGCCTTCTTCGCGGCCGCCGCCTCCAGCTCGCCACGCAGCCGCGCTCGCACCACCGTGAAGCGGTCGATGACCTCGTCCGGAAAGACCGCCGGGTCGGGCGTGAAGCCCGGGTTTTGCCGCAGGATGGTCTCGATCTGCGCGTCGGCTTCGGTCTCGCGCTTGAGCGCGACCAGCGAGGCCGCGTGCAGCGTGCGCGCCCGCTCGATGAGCGCCGGGTCGGTCAGGCGGCAGCCGCCCGTCACGCCCGAGGGCATCGCGTCGCAGGGCGCGTGCGCCGGGTTCAGCATGTCGGCGAAGCGCGTGGCGGCCTCGTCGTATTGACCCGTGTCGAAGCGGGTCTTGCCCAGCTCGAACTGCTGCAAGTCGTCGGCGTGGGCGGCGCTCGCGAGGAGGAGGCTCCCGAGCCCGAGCGCGGCGGCGAGCGCGCGGGAAGACGCAGCTTTACGCCGCACGCGCGCGCCGGGTCGAGCCCGCTCCTCATCAGATCGCGCAGTCATTCCCCGGGAACCGGAGCTCTCTTCTACCGGAATTCGGCCGCGATGGGGACCCGAACCGGCCGCTCGGCCTCACGGCGGCCACGGGACTTGGTTCACTTCGCCTGCACGCAGCGTCACGGTCGCCCTGCGCGGCGCCTCCTCGGCGGATGGCGGCGTGAAATCGCACCGGCCGCTCCACTGCACGTCGGGCAGCTTGGCCGAGCCCTTGATCGAGCCCGGGCCGATGGCGAGGCCGATCTCCGAGCACGCGAGCTGCGCGTTCGCAGGCGCGCCCGAGAGCGCCACCGTCGCGGGGCGCGGCTCGAGCTTCCAGACGAAGCGCTGCACTTCGTTCGGGTCGTCCGAGGGCGCGATCTGCGCCGTCAGCGACTTGGGTTCGCAGCACTTGGAGGTGGGCACCGAGATCTCGACCGAATGCGGGCCCGGCGCGAGCGAGAACGTGTTCGCGAACCAGTTCACCTCGCGGCCGTCGAGCACGAGGCTCGCGCCCTTGGGGATGATCTCGAAGACCACCTTGCGCGGCGTCGCGCGATCGATCGCAGGCGCGCTCGTCACCGCGGGCGAGGGGGAGACCTTGCGCGGGGTGCGCACGGCGTGCTCGAGCGGCGAGGTGACCGAGGCCTTGGTGTCGCGCGGGGCAACGTCGGCCACGGGCGCGGCCGTGGGGCCGGAGGGCGCGACCGTCTGCGGGCGCGGCAGGGCTTCCGTCTCGAGGCTCGTGGGCTGCGACTTGTGCCAGCGCGCGATGCCGTACGCGGCGAACCCGAGCACCGCCGAGCCCGCCACGATCGCCGCCAGGCGCCGCGCGAGCAGCCGCCGCGCGTTGCTCGAGGTCAGGCTGGTGACGCGCTTGAGGATCGACAGATCGTTCGGCGCGAGGGCGAGGGCGCGGTTGAAGTCGGCCGCGGCGCCTTGAACGTCGCGCGCCTTGCGGGCTCGCTCGCCGCGCGCGACGAGGCGCGGGACGAGCAGCGCCCGGAGGGCCTCGGCGTGCCCGGCCGGGTCCTCGAAGTAGGCGGCGATCTCGGCGCTCGGGTCGGTGATGCCGAGGGCCTCGAGCTCTGTGCGGATCTGCTCGCCGAGCTTGCCGGGGCTCTCGGTGCGCTCGGCGGGCGTGCGCGCGAGGGCGCCGGCGATGATGCGCGACCAGCGCCCGCCCACCGTGGACCGCTCTCGATCCGCGGCAGGATAGTGCCCCTCGAGCACGCGGCGGAGCACCTGCGCGGGGTTTTTCCCCTCGAACGGCAGGTGCCCGACGAGACACTCGTACATGAGCACGCCGAGGGCAAACACGTCGGTGCGCCCGTCGACCTCGCCGGCTTCGATCTGCTCGGGGGCCATGTGCGCGGGCGATCCGAGCACCTGGCCCGTGGAGGTGACGCCCTGCGCGTCGAGCATCTTGGCGATGCCGAAGTCGGTGAGCTTGATGATGACGCCGAGGTCGCCTCTGCGGGACTTTCGCGAGACGCGGCTGTCGCCCGGGTCGGCGCCCTCGTTGCGCGAGGAGACGGGGCGCTGCGCGGAGAGGGGCGCGGGCGTGTCGGACGCGTCGCTCTCGCGGTCGGGGCGGGAGGGGGCGCTCCTGTTCGAGGTCTGGACGCGGTCCTGCGGCAGCTCGACGAGCACGTTCTCGGGTTTGACGTCGCGGTGGATGATGCCCGAGGCGTGCGCGTGCTCGAGCGCCTCGCACAGGGCGAGCACGATGGCCGCGCCGATCTCGGCGGGCATGTCGCGGTGCTGCTGGAGGATCTTGCGCAGCGTGGTGCCGCGGAGCAGCTCGACGACGAGGTAGCGATCGCCGTCCTCCTCGGCGGAGACGTCGTAGACCTCGACGATGCCCGGGTGGCGCAGCTTCGCGGCCGCGCGCGCCTCGGCGACGAAGCGCGCGCCGACCTCGGAGTTCTCGCGCAGGTGCTTGTGGATGATCTTGATCGCGACCTCGCGGCCGAGCCGCGGATCGCGCGCGCGGTAGACCGTCGCCATGCCGCCATGACCGATCTCCTCGAGAAGCTCGTACTTCGCGAGGGAAGGCAGGGTCGGGACAGGCGAGGTCACGCTCATTCGACGACCTTCACGCGGATCGAATTCGTCGATCCCGTGACGCCGATGGGCGCGCCGAAGATCGCCACGAACTTGTCTCCCGGGGAGACGACGCCCTGGGAGGCCAGGACCATGCTCGCGCGCTCGACCATCTCGTCGGCGTTGGTGAACTTGTCGATGGGCCAGGGAACGACGCCCCAGAGCAGCGCGAGGCGGCGGCGCGTGGCCGCGTTCGGCGAGAACGCGATGATGGGCACCACGGGGCGGTGCTTCGACGCGTAGAGCGCCGAGCTGCCCGACTCGGTGAAGGCCACGATGACGCGGGCGCCGATGTCGCGGGCGATGTCGCAGCCGTTGCGCGCCACGCTCTCGGCGATGTTCGTGCGCTTGCCGGGGATCTCGCTCGCGAGGGGCCGGAAGAAGTGGCTCTGCTCGGCCTCGACGATGATGCGGCTCATCACGCGCGCGACGAGCGGCGGGTGATTGCCCGTGGCCGTCTCCTGCGAGAGCATCACCGCGTCGGTGCCGTCGAAGACCGCCGTGGCCACGTCGCTCGCCTCCGCGCGCGTCGGGCGGGACGAGGTCACCATCGACTGGAGCATCTCGGTGGCGACGATGACGGGCTTCTGGTGCACGCGGGCGAGGCCCAGGATCTCGCGCTGGATGACGGGCACGCGCTCGGGGTTGAACTCGACGCCGAGGTCGCCGCGCGCGACCATGACCGCGTCGGTCACCGCGATGATCGACTCGAGGTTCTCGACCGCGGAGGGCGTCTCGATCTTCGCGACGATCGGCGTCGGCCGTCCCCACGCCTCGCAGATGTCCTTCACGAGGCGGATGTCCTCGGCGTTCTTGACGAACGACAGGGCGACGTAGTCGATGCCGATCGACAGGCCGAAGGAGAGGTCGGCCTTGTCTTTCTCGGTGAGGGCCGCGAGGCGGATGCGCCGCGCCGGCAGGCTCACGCCCACGCGATCGCGCAGCCTGCCGCCCTGCGTGGCCACGGCGTTGACGCGCCGGCTCTCGACCTTGGTCACCGTGAGGACCATGCGGCCGTCGTCGATGAGCACCACGTCACCGGGCTGCAGGTCCTCGGCGAGGCCCTCGTAGAGCACGGGCATCTCGCCCGGGCCGGCGTACTGCTGGTCCTTCGTGCACTCGACCAGCGCGATCGAGGCGTCGGTCGGCAGGTCCAGCGTCCCGCCCTCGAACTTGCCGGCGCGGATCTTGGGGCCGCAGAGATCCTGGAGGATGGCGACGGGTTTGTCGCAGGCGTCTGCGGCCGCACGGATCGTCTGGAAGCGCCGTCCGTGCTCCTCGTGCGTGCCGTGGGAGAAGTTCAGCCGCGCGACGTCCATGCCGGCGCGGATGAGCTGCTCCAGCGCCTGACGTTCCTCCGAAGATGGGCCGATGGTGCAAACGATTTTCGCCCTACGTATGACCACGGAGTCGAGCATGGCACGACCTTCGCCCCAGCGACAGGGCCTCGTGCCTCGGCCCCGGGACGTTCGGGACACCCGCCGGCGCGAGCAATCACACCGGATCGGCATGCCCTCCAAGGCTGCGGGGGCGCGCGGGGCAGGCGGGTGTGGACGGGGCTTCGCACGGCGCGGTGCGGCGTCACTTTACGTACCGTCGGAGGCGCGCTAGCCCGGGGCGGATGCTGACCCGAGACGAACACGGCGCGGCCATGATGGGAGGGCTGCGCCTCGCGGATCTCCTCGACCTCGACGCGCAGGGAGCCGAGGGCGAGCGGATCCCGACGCCTGCCTACGTCTACGACCTCGACGCGATGGCGCGCGCGGCGCGCGAGCTTGCTGCGGGTTTCGAAGGGGCGCCGCACCTGGTGGCCTATGCGGTCAAGGCAAACACGGCCGGGCCCGTCGTGCGCGCGCTGGCGGCGGCGGGGTGCGGGGCCGACGTGGTCTCGGGCAGCGAGATGGCCGTGGCCCTCGCCTCGGGCGTGCCGGCGGACGCGATCCTCTTCAGCGGGGTCGCGAAGAGCGCGCGGGAGATCGATCGCGCGATCGGCGCGGGAGACCAGGGAATCCTGGCCATCCAGATCGAGAGCGTCGAGGAGATCGCGCGCGTCGCGGCGCGGGCCAAGGGCCTCGGGCGGCGGGCGCGGATCTCGCTGCGGGTGAACCCCGCCGTCGAAGCCGACACGCACGCGCACGTGGCGACGGGGCACGACGAGGCGAAGTTCGGCATCGCGGTGGGCGATCTACCGGCGGCGTGGGCCGAGATCGCGCGGGCCGAGAACGCGCCGTGGCTCAGGCTCGTGGGCGTCGGCAGTCACATCGGCTCGCAGCTCACGCGCACGGACGAGTACCTCGCGGCCGTCGACGCGCTGCTCGCGGTCGCAGCGCGCAGCGTGGCCGCGAACGGGCCGCTCGAGATCATCGATTGCGGGGGCGGGTTCGGCGTCGACTACGGGGCGGGATGCGCGGCAAAGCCTGCGGATTTCGCGCGGGGCGCGGCGAAGCGCGTGGCGGCGAGCGGGCTCGGGGCGGTGCGCATCGTGGTCGAGCCAGGGCGATCGATGGTGGCGCCGTACGGGGTGCTCTGCGCGTCGGTGGTGATGGCGAAGCGCTCGCGCGGCGGCGAGGTGGAGCGGCGGTGGTTGATGATCGACGCGGGGATGAACGATCTCTTGCGACCTGCGCTCTACGCGGCCAAGCACCGCATCGAGCCGCTCGAGGGGCCGCCGCCCGCGGCGAGCGCGGCGATGGGCTTCCGCGTGGTCGGGCCGGTGTGCGAAAGCTCCGATGATTTCGGCGAGCATCCGTTCGCCGAGCCGCTGCCGCGCGCGGTCGTGATTCGCGATGCCGGCGCGTACGGCTACGTGATGGCGAGCGAGTACAACGGCCGCGCGCTGCCGGCGGAGGTGTTCGTCGCGGGTGGGAAGATCGTCGCGGTGCACCGCCCGCGTTCGCCCGAGGACTGGGCGAACGAGCGCGCGAGCATCGGCCTGCGCTAGAGGCCGAAAGACGAAGCCCCTGCCACCTCGCGGGTGACAGGGGCTCGTTCATGTTGCGCTCTCGCGTCTAGCGACGGTCACGCGGGGGACGGTCACCGCGCTCGCCGCCGCCCTCGCGCGGGGGACGGTCGCCGCCGCCCTCGCGCGGGCCACGATCGCCGCCACCCTCGGCGCGCGGGCCACGATCACCGCCGCCCTCGCGCGGGGGACGGTCACCGCGATCGCGGGGCGGACGGTCGCCGCGGTCGCTCGAGCGGGGGCGATCGCCGCGGGGGCCGTCGCCGCGGGGGCCCTCGCTGCGGCCGGGATCGCTGCGGCGGGGCGGAGGACCACCGCCGTCGCGCTCGCGGGCCTGATCCATGCGGGCCTTGGCCTGCACGCCGGCCTCGCCTTCGGGCAGGGGCAGCACCTCGCGACGGCTCAGGCGGATCTTGCCCTCGCGGTCGACGCTCACCACCTTCACCTCGACGACGTCGCCCTCCTTCACCACGTCCTCGACGCGCTCGACGCGCGTGTGGGCGAGCTCGGAGATGTGCACGAGGCCGTCGGTGTTCGGGAGGATCTCGACGAACGCGCCGAAGTCCGTGATGCGCTTGACGGTGCCCTTGTAGACCGCGCCCACCTCGGGCTCGGCCGTGAGGCCCTTGATGATGTCGAGGGCCTTCTTCACCGCGTCGGAGTCGGACGAGGCCACGTTCACGGTGCCGTCGTCCTCGACGTCGATGGTGACGCCCGTCTGATCGACGATGCCCTTGATGGTCTTGCCGCCGGGGCCGATGATCAGGCGGATCTGGTCGGGCTTGACCTTGATCGTCGTGATGCGCGGCGCGTACTGGCTCAGCTCGGGGCGCGGCGCGGGCAGGGCCTCGAGCATCTTGCCGAGGATGTGCAGGCGGCCTTCGCGCGCCTGGTCGAGGGCCTGCTGGAGGATCGCGCGGGAGAGGCCGGCGATCTTGATGTCCATCTGGATGGCCGTGACGCCGCGCGCGGTGCCGCAGACCTTGAAGTCCATGTCGCCGAGGTGGTCCTCGTCGCCCAGGATGTCGCTCAGGATCGCGTACTTGTCGCCCTCGGCGATGAGGCCCATCGCGATGCCGGCGACGGGGCTCTTGATGGGCACGCCCGCGTCCATCAGCGACAGGCAGCCGCCGCAGACGGCGGCCATCGACGACGAGCCGTTCGACTCGAGCGTCTCGCTCACGATGCGGATCGTGTAGGGGAACTGCTCGGGGGGCGGCACCATGCGGACGATCGCGCGCTCGGCGAGGGCGCCGTGGCCGATCTCGCGGCGGCCGGGGCCGCGCATGGGCTTGGTCTCGCCGGTGGAGAAGGGCGGGAAGTTGTAGTGCAGATAGAAGCGCTTCCAGCTCTCGCCCATCAAGCTGTCGATCTTCTGCTCGTCGGTCGAGGTGCCGAGGGTCGTCGTGACGATGGCCTGGGTCTCGCCGCGCTGGAAGAGCGCGCTGCCGTGCACGCGCGGCAGCAGGCCCGCCTCGCACATGATCGGCCGGATCGTCTTGGTGTCGCGGCCGTCGATGCGCCGGCCCTCGTCGAGCACGTAGCTGCGCACGACGTGCGCCTTGCGCTCCTCGAACTCGGCCTTGATGAGGCGCTCGTTGGCGAGGTACTTGTCGCCGAGCTCCTGGACGAGCGTCTCGCTGAGCTTCTTCTTGAGGCTCGAGTAGCCCTCGTAGCGCGCCTTCTTGTCGGTGACGCGCGTCGCGTTGCGCAGGTCGGCGTCGACGATCTCGGCGACGCGCGCCTTGATGCTCTCCTCGAGCTGGGGCGCCTGGAAGGCGCGCTTCGGCTTGCCGACGGCCGCGCGGATCTTCTCGATGAGATCGAGCACGGGCTGCGCCGTCTGGTGCGCGAACATGAGCGCGTCGATGAGGTCGTTCTCGGTCGCCTCGGCGGCGCCGCCCTCGACCATCACGATGGCGTCACGCGAGCACGCGACGACGAGGTCGATGTCGCACTGCTCGATCTCGGCGGCCGTGGGGTACGCGACGAGCTCGCCGGACTTGCGGCCGACGCGGATGCCGACGACGGGGCCGTTCCAGGGGATGTCGGAGATGTGCAGGGCGGCGCTGGCGCCGGTCAGCGCGAGGACGTCGGCCTTGTTCTGCTTGTCGCTCGAGAGGACGGTCGCGATGATCTGCGTGTCCTTCTTGAACCCGTCGGGGAAGAGCGGGCGCAGGGGGCGGTCCATGAGGCGGCTCGAGAGGATCTCCTCGTCGCGCTGGCGCGCCTCGCGCTTGAAGAAGCCGCCCGGGATCTTGCCGGCGGCGTAGGTCTTTTCGATGAACTCGCAGGTGAGGGGGAAGAAGTCGAGGCCGGGGCGCTCTTCCTGGGAGACGGCGGTGACGAGGATCATCGTCTCGCCGTAGGTCACCAGGACCGAGCCATGAGCCTGCTTGGCGAGCCGGCCAGTCTCGAGCGTCAAAGCTCGACCGCCGACCATGACGGATTCGCGAACGTACATGTCTTGCGCTCTCTCTCGGGTCGCGAGGGCCTTTGCGGCTTACCGCGACGCCCGAGCGCAAGGCCGGATCTTCTTCCTCGGTTCCTGCTCAGGAGCGCTGTGCATGCGCTGCTGAGCACGAAGCGAAGACGAAGCCGCGGTGTCACGCTCGGAGGGTCGGGGGCCTCGCGGTCTAGATGGTGTGAACCAGATGCGTTTCCGGTTCCTTCTCTAGAGCCTTCGGCCCCCGCCCGCCAGATTTTTTCATGTCGGAGCTCGCCCAGGCTCGCCAAACCAGTTCGGTTCGGTCGAACCCCGAGGCGAACCCCGCATGAAAAAGAGACGACTACTTGCGCAGGTTGAGGCGGCTGATGAGCGCGCGGTAGCGCTCGATGTCGATGCGCTTCAAGTAGTCGAGCTGGCGGCGCCTCTGGCTGACCAGCTTGAGCAGACCACGGCGGGAGTGGTGGTCCTTCTTGTGGGTCTTGAAGTGCTCGGTGAGCTGGGTGATGCGCTCGCTGAGCAGCGCGATCTGGACCTCGGGCGAGCCGGTGTCGCCCTCGCCGGTCTTGAACTTGTCGATGATCGAGGACTTGTGCGTCGGATGCAGCATCGGTCTTCTCCTGGCGGATCCGCGCGCTGCCGAGCGCGCGTTCGCCGAGGTGACGCCTGACGCCGAGCTCGCGCCCGTAGCGGCGCGTGCCCGTTTGATCAGGCCGAACGAAAAACGGCCGCCAAGTATACGTACCGATCGGGGTCGGTCAACGCCCACGCGCAGTCGTTCCGGATATCTCGCTTTTCTACGTCCTGCGCGGGGGACCCGAAGGGCTGGCCGCGAGCGGATGGGCGCGGATTGTGCCCCCGGCGCGGCAGAGTTCCGCTAACCTTCGCGCGATGGCCGGAACTGTTCGGCCCCCTGACCAGGGGGCATCGCCTCAGCCTTCCACGGTGCAGGCGCAGAGCTCGTATGGCGCCCAGGGCTCCGGGCCCTCGGTGGTGGTGACACCGGCGCCCATGCACGCCGCGCAAGCGTCTGTGCCGTCGATCGTCGTGAGCTCGGCGATGACCAACCTGACGGGCCTCGGCTCGGCGAGCACCTCGTACGGCACGGTCGAGGCGACGGCGGGGGGCGGCGCGGTGAAGGTCTGCCCCTCGTGCGGCTCGCGCTACCAGAACGAGTACAACATCTGCCCGCGCGACGGCGCGCAGCTCGCCGAGGAGGCGATCGACGAGCTCGTGGGCAAGACGCTGCGCGACTCGTACACGATCGTGCGCGTCGTCGGCGAGGGCGGCATGGGGCGCGTCTACGAGGCGCGGCACACGCGCATCAGCTCGAAGCGCTTCGCCATCAAGATGCTCCACCCCGAGTACGCGCGTCAGCCCGACGTCCTGTCGCGCTTCCAGCGCGAGGCGGAGGCGGCGGCGACGATCAAGAGCCCGTACGTGGTCGACGTGTACGACGTCGATCGCACCGCCGACGGCCGGCCGTTCATCGTGGGCGAGTTCCTCGAGGGCAAGGAGTTCGCCGACTTCCTCGGCCAGGTCGGCAAGATGCAGGTCGGGCCCGCAGTGCGCATCGTGCGGCACGTGTGCAAGGCGCTCGCCGCCGCGCACGCCAAGGGCGTCGTCCACCGCGATATGAAGCCCGAGAACGTCTTCCTCACGGGAGACCTCACGCGGCCGAGCGCGAAGGTGATCGACTTCGGCATCTCGAAGGTCGACGACGGCCCCTCGGGCAAGGCGCTCACGCGCACGGGCATGATCATGGGCACGCCCTCGTACATGGCGCCCGAGCAGGCGCGCGGGGCGAAGGTCGACCACCGCGCCGACATCTACGCCGTGGGCGCGATCCTCTACTGCGCGGTCACGGGACAGCGTCCCTTCGATCGCGGCGATCCCGCCGGCACGCTCACCGCGGTCCTCACCGAGGATCCGCCGCGGCCCCGCTCGCTCGAGCCGAGCATCCCCGAGCCGCTGGAGATGATCATCCAGCGCGCGATGGCCAAGGAGCCGAAGGATCGCTACCAGAGCATGGCCGATCTCGACGCCGACCTCGCGCCCTGGGATGCGGGCGACGGCGATCTCGCGCAGCGCGAGGGCTCGAGCACGGACATCCTGGCGACGGGCTCGGCCACGGGCACGGGGCGCGCCTCGATGCTCTACAAGCAGCAGCAAGAGGCCACCATGGCGCGGCCGATGATCTCGCTGCTCCTGGCGCTCGGCATCTTCTGGGCGGCGGGCAGCTTGCTGACGACGGCCGCTGCGGTCGTGCGGCTCATGCGCGGCGGCGGGTCCACGGCGAACCTCACGGCCACCGAGTCGGTCCTTCTGGTCCTCGGCGTGACGCTCACGCTGTCGACGCCGATCATCTTCCTCATCCGGCACGTCAAGCGCACCGTCTGGCACAACACGGTGAAGGCCATCGAGCTG includes:
- the pnp gene encoding polyribonucleotide nucleotidyltransferase; protein product: MYVRESVMVGGRALTLETGRLAKQAHGSVLVTYGETMILVTAVSQEERPGLDFFPLTCEFIEKTYAAGKIPGGFFKREARQRDEEILSSRLMDRPLRPLFPDGFKKDTQIIATVLSSDKQNKADVLALTGASAALHISDIPWNGPVVGIRVGRKSGELVAYPTAAEIEQCDIDLVVACSRDAIVMVEGGAAEATENDLIDALMFAHQTAQPVLDLIEKIRAAVGKPKRAFQAPQLEESIKARVAEIVDADLRNATRVTDKKARYEGYSSLKKKLSETLVQELGDKYLANERLIKAEFEERKAHVVRSYVLDEGRRIDGRDTKTIRPIMCEAGLLPRVHGSALFQRGETQAIVTTTLGTSTDEQKIDSLMGESWKRFYLHYNFPPFSTGETKPMRGPGRREIGHGALAERAIVRMVPPPEQFPYTIRIVSETLESNGSSSMAAVCGGCLSLMDAGVPIKSPVAGIAMGLIAEGDKYAILSDILGDEDHLGDMDFKVCGTARGVTAIQMDIKIAGLSRAILQQALDQAREGRLHILGKMLEALPAPRPELSQYAPRITTIKVKPDQIRLIIGPGGKTIKGIVDQTGVTIDVEDDGTVNVASSDSDAVKKALDIIKGLTAEPEVGAVYKGTVKRITDFGAFVEILPNTDGLVHISELAHTRVERVEDVVKEGDVVEVKVVSVDREGKIRLSRREVLPLPEGEAGVQAKARMDQARERDGGGPPPRRSDPGRSEGPRGDGPRGDRPRSSDRGDRPPRDRGDRPPREGGGDRGPRAEGGGDRGPREGGGDRPPREGGGERGDRPPRDRR
- the rpsO gene encoding 30S ribosomal protein S15, with the translated sequence MLHPTHKSSIIDKFKTGEGDTGSPEVQIALLSERITQLTEHFKTHKKDHHSRRGLLKLVSQRRRQLDYLKRIDIERYRALISRLNLRK
- a CDS encoding serine/threonine-protein kinase; translation: MAGTVRPPDQGASPQPSTVQAQSSYGAQGSGPSVVVTPAPMHAAQASVPSIVVSSAMTNLTGLGSASTSYGTVEATAGGGAVKVCPSCGSRYQNEYNICPRDGAQLAEEAIDELVGKTLRDSYTIVRVVGEGGMGRVYEARHTRISSKRFAIKMLHPEYARQPDVLSRFQREAEAAATIKSPYVVDVYDVDRTADGRPFIVGEFLEGKEFADFLGQVGKMQVGPAVRIVRHVCKALAAAHAKGVVHRDMKPENVFLTGDLTRPSAKVIDFGISKVDDGPSGKALTRTGMIMGTPSYMAPEQARGAKVDHRADIYAVGAILYCAVTGQRPFDRGDPAGTLTAVLTEDPPRPRSLEPSIPEPLEMIIQRAMAKEPKDRYQSMADLDADLAPWDAGDGDLAQREGSSTDILATGSATGTGRASMLYKQQQEATMARPMISLLLALGIFWAAGSLLTTAAAVVRLMRGGGSTANLTATESVLLVLGVTLTLSTPIIFLIRHVKRTVWHNTVKAIELLGRIRRPVVVGLCAYGFGSLLVRLIESVLLRRAVGVAWPVWDILMLVIGALAAFAAHRLLEAERKATQVSN